Proteins encoded within one genomic window of uncultured Draconibacterium sp.:
- a CDS encoding glucosaminidase domain-containing protein, with protein MRHIISFTFFILLATSAISQRITREEYIRQWQLVAIEEMNRSGIPASITMAQGCLESGNGNSELSRESNNHFGIKCKRSWKGKKVYYDDDRRNECFRSYRSVKDSYEDHTDFLMNNPRYASLFMLDHTDYKSWAKGLKKAGYATAHDYDKRLIRIIEENKLHRLDKKMTFSPMNGQTAHNVLDTDKTGALTITPFNTHKVSKINRVKAVVTQKGDTYEMLAQELGLKDWELYKFNDQPPGHRPIPNEVVYIQHKKNKTSKDQLTHRAQEGETMHYISQLYGIKLKPLYRRNNMKKSQQPRLGQVIYLRKKK; from the coding sequence ATGAGACACATAATTTCCTTTACCTTTTTTATTTTACTGGCCACAAGCGCAATTTCTCAACGAATTACCCGCGAAGAATACATCAGGCAGTGGCAACTGGTGGCTATTGAAGAGATGAACCGTAGCGGAATACCAGCCAGTATTACCATGGCGCAGGGTTGTTTGGAATCGGGAAACGGCAACAGCGAACTGTCGCGAGAATCGAACAACCATTTTGGTATTAAATGTAAAAGAAGCTGGAAAGGGAAAAAAGTGTATTACGACGACGACCGTCGTAACGAGTGTTTCAGAAGTTACCGCTCGGTAAAAGATTCATATGAAGATCATACCGACTTTCTCATGAACAATCCACGATATGCTTCGCTGTTTATGCTCGATCATACTGATTATAAAAGCTGGGCAAAAGGACTAAAAAAAGCGGGTTATGCAACGGCTCACGATTACGACAAACGGCTGATACGAATAATCGAGGAAAACAAACTGCACCGCCTCGACAAGAAAATGACTTTTAGTCCGATGAATGGACAAACGGCCCACAATGTGCTTGATACCGATAAAACAGGAGCACTTACCATTACTCCGTTCAATACGCACAAGGTTAGCAAAATTAACCGCGTAAAAGCTGTGGTGACGCAAAAAGGTGACACGTACGAAATGCTGGCACAGGAACTTGGTTTAAAAGACTGGGAGCTATACAAATTTAACGATCAGCCACCCGGACACCGCCCTATTCCAAACGAAGTGGTTTATATTCAGCATAAAAAGAATAAAACCAGCAAAGACCAACTTACACACCGCGCGCAGGAAGGCGAAACCATGCATTACATTTCGCAACTATATGGTATAAAACTAAAACCGCTTTACCGACGCAACAACATGAAAAAAAGTCAGCAGCCTCGTTTGGGACAGGTAATTTACCTGCGAAAAAAGAAGTGA
- a CDS encoding CvpA family protein, with product MNYIDIILCILLILSAINGFSKGLISEVASIAALILGIWGAIKFSYVTTEFLIENFNMHSKHMNIISFVITFVVIVILVHIVGSAVSKMAETVLLGFANKLAGLVFGVLKSALILSIILVIFDKIDEDVHILSREAKENSRMYEPIRSFAPSIFPFIEGWEIDMKENREYENVV from the coding sequence ATGAACTACATCGATATTATTTTATGTATTTTGTTGATACTATCAGCAATAAATGGTTTTAGTAAAGGCCTTATTTCGGAAGTTGCGTCAATAGCAGCACTCATTTTAGGAATTTGGGGAGCTATTAAATTTTCATACGTAACTACCGAATTTCTGATCGAGAATTTCAACATGCACTCGAAACACATGAATATTATTTCGTTTGTAATAACTTTTGTGGTTATTGTTATTCTGGTGCACATTGTTGGCAGCGCGGTAAGTAAAATGGCCGAAACCGTTTTGCTTGGATTTGCCAATAAACTGGCCGGATTAGTTTTCGGAGTTTTAAAATCAGCTTTGATATTAAGTATAATATTGGTTATCTTCGACAAAATCGACGAAGATGTTCATATTCTTTCTCGTGAAGCCAAAGAAAATTCGCGTATGTATGAACCTATTCGATCGTTTGCTCCTTCGATTTTCCCGTTTATCGAAGGATGGGAAATTGACATGAAAGAGAATCGCGAATATGAAAATGTGGTCTAA
- a CDS encoding DUF5522 domain-containing protein — MGYFDDLFPDRYEDELKEGKDFYMENGYRVMTESYLRNRGYCCANGCRHCPYWPKAQKGNTNLRKK, encoded by the coding sequence ATGGGATATTTCGACGACCTTTTTCCTGACCGATACGAGGATGAATTAAAAGAGGGGAAGGATTTTTATATGGAAAATGGCTACCGGGTAATGACTGAATCTTACCTACGGAACCGCGGCTACTGTTGTGCCAACGGATGCCGCCACTGCCCTTACTGGCCAAAAGCACAAAAAGGAAATACCAACCTCAGAAAAAAATAG
- a CDS encoding O-antigen ligase family protein, with protein MPQKAVIRIALFYLISIGFIALNLWFVVEKHMLYANVLPLVFVVVLLAVFSFDKVIYLIAFLAPLSIPLREYLPGIGFDMYIPTEPLLFGLLLLFILKVIQERQFDRKILLHPVSLAVYLNLFWILITSVTSTMPVVSFKFLLMRIWFIVGLYLLTAKIFKDGKNMEKYVWLYVIPLMLVIFYSTYRHLGYGLWDKQAAHFVVSPFYRDHTSYGAATAIYIPFLVMFILSKNYSKNIRILATVAFAIVTMGLLLSYSRAAWLSLVIAFGVWGVVKLRIRFKTLFITLGSLIALFLVFQTQILMKLEQNSEESSANMMTHISSMSNISSDASNLERINRWSCAVRMFADKPVVGYGPGTYMFKYAKYQLSKDRTIISTNSADGGNAHSEYFGPMAESGVLGLATYLLIIIVVIYTAVNTYTRLTDYRLRSIVLAALVGLVTYYIHGFLNNFLDTDKISVPFWGFTAMIVATDILSKKQKKDIEPQQVTESLNQ; from the coding sequence GTGCCACAAAAAGCAGTCATACGGATAGCACTTTTTTATCTCATTTCCATTGGTTTTATTGCACTGAATCTTTGGTTTGTGGTAGAAAAACACATGCTGTATGCCAATGTGCTTCCACTTGTTTTTGTAGTAGTTTTACTGGCCGTCTTTTCGTTCGACAAAGTTATTTACCTAATCGCTTTCCTGGCACCACTGTCCATTCCGCTCCGTGAATATCTTCCCGGAATAGGATTTGATATGTATATTCCCACTGAGCCGCTACTATTTGGTTTACTTCTGCTTTTTATTCTAAAAGTTATTCAGGAACGTCAATTTGATCGTAAAATATTGCTTCACCCGGTATCGCTGGCTGTTTATCTGAATCTTTTCTGGATTTTGATCACAAGCGTAACCAGCACCATGCCAGTGGTTTCGTTTAAATTTTTGTTGATGAGAATTTGGTTTATAGTAGGTCTCTACCTGCTTACTGCCAAGATTTTCAAAGACGGCAAAAACATGGAAAAATACGTGTGGCTGTATGTAATTCCGTTGATGCTGGTAATTTTCTATTCAACCTATCGTCACCTTGGTTATGGTTTATGGGACAAACAAGCTGCACACTTTGTGGTTTCTCCGTTTTACCGCGACCACACTTCTTATGGTGCAGCCACCGCCATTTATATACCGTTTTTGGTTATGTTTATTTTGAGTAAAAACTATTCAAAAAATATTCGAATACTGGCTACCGTTGCGTTTGCAATTGTTACCATGGGATTACTATTGTCTTACAGCCGTGCAGCCTGGCTAAGTTTGGTAATTGCATTTGGAGTTTGGGGAGTCGTAAAACTACGCATCCGGTTTAAAACCTTGTTTATCACTTTGGGGTCTTTAATTGCCTTGTTCCTGGTTTTCCAGACACAAATTTTAATGAAACTGGAGCAAAACTCGGAAGAGTCGTCGGCGAATATGATGACACACATTTCATCGATGTCGAACATCAGTTCCGATGCATCAAATTTGGAACGTATTAACCGTTGGAGTTGTGCGGTGCGCATGTTTGCCGACAAACCTGTAGTTGGCTACGGACCGGGAACTTATATGTTTAAATATGCCAAGTACCAGCTAAGCAAAGACCGTACAATTATTAGCACCAACTCTGCCGATGGCGGAAATGCACATAGCGAATACTTTGGTCCAATGGCCGAATCGGGTGTGCTTGGGCTGGCAACTTACCTGTTAATTATAATCGTAGTGATTTATACAGCCGTAAATACTTACACACGTTTAACTGATTACCGTTTGCGGTCGATTGTTTTGGCAGCGCTCGTAGGTTTGGTTACCTACTATATTCACGGATTTTTGAATAACTTTTTGGATACCGACAAAATTTCGGTGCCGTTTTGGGGTTTCACGGCAATGATCGTTGCCACTGATATTCTTTCGAAGAAACAGAAAAAGGATATTGAACCGCAACAAGTAACTGAATCATTAAATCAGTAA
- the fmt gene encoding methionyl-tRNA formyltransferase produces the protein MQGKDLKIVFMGTPDFAVASLQALVEGGYNIVGVITAPDKPAGRGKKLHQSAVKVYAVEQGLKVMQPGKLKNPEFLDELRALEADLQVVVAFRMLPEVVWDMPRLGTFNLHGSLLPQYRGAAPLNWAVINGETQTGVTTFLLAHEIDTGKILFRKEIDIWENDTVGTIHDSLMGIGAKLVVETVDAIASGDYEAIPQEELVEAGEEIKHAPKIFKEDCKIDWSADVETVRNLIRGLSPYPTAWSTLKHKETGKEIATKIFMTMRVEDNKNTPPGTLESDGKNFIKVACTNGWLQITDLQIAGKKRMKVQDFLRGFQQIGEYTFV, from the coding sequence ATGCAAGGAAAAGACCTGAAAATAGTTTTTATGGGAACACCCGATTTTGCCGTGGCCAGTTTACAGGCCCTGGTTGAAGGCGGATACAATATAGTTGGAGTGATTACAGCGCCCGACAAACCGGCAGGACGTGGGAAAAAGCTCCACCAATCGGCGGTTAAAGTGTACGCAGTTGAACAAGGATTGAAAGTAATGCAACCCGGGAAACTAAAAAATCCTGAGTTTCTGGATGAACTGAGAGCATTGGAAGCCGACCTTCAAGTGGTTGTAGCTTTCAGAATGTTACCCGAAGTAGTTTGGGACATGCCGCGTTTGGGAACTTTTAATTTGCACGGATCGTTGCTGCCACAATACCGTGGTGCGGCACCATTAAACTGGGCCGTTATTAATGGAGAAACACAAACGGGTGTTACTACTTTCTTGCTCGCTCATGAGATTGATACCGGTAAAATACTGTTCCGAAAGGAAATTGATATTTGGGAAAACGACACCGTTGGAACAATTCACGACAGTTTGATGGGTATTGGTGCCAAACTGGTTGTTGAAACCGTTGATGCAATAGCGTCAGGAGATTACGAAGCTATTCCACAGGAAGAGCTTGTTGAGGCAGGTGAAGAGATTAAACATGCACCGAAGATTTTCAAGGAAGATTGTAAGATTGACTGGTCGGCAGATGTGGAAACGGTTCGTAATCTTATTCGGGGGCTATCGCCCTACCCTACCGCATGGAGCACACTAAAACATAAAGAAACGGGAAAAGAAATTGCCACCAAGATTTTTATGACCATGCGTGTTGAAGACAATAAAAACACGCCTCCGGGAACATTGGAAAGCGATGGTAAAAACTTTATAAAAGTAGCCTGCACCAACGGTTGGCTCCAAATTACCGATCTGCAAATAGCCGGAAAGAAAAGAATGAAAGTTCAGGATTTTCTTCGGGGATTTCAGCAAATTGGAGAATATACTTTTGTATAA
- a CDS encoding deoxynucleoside kinase: MHIAIAGNIGAGKTTLSELLAKHYKWTPHYEDVDENPYLNDFYNDMQRWSFNLQIYFLNSRFNQIVDIRKSGKTIIQDRTIYEDAEIFAPNLHAMGLMSTRDFGNYKSLFDLMASLIQPPDLLIYLRASIPTLVNQIQKRGREYENSIRLDYLKQLNERYESWISGYKLGKLLVINVDDLDFTANPEDLSFVIDKIDAQIHGLF; encoded by the coding sequence ATGCACATTGCAATAGCGGGTAACATTGGTGCCGGAAAGACAACATTGAGTGAACTTTTGGCGAAGCACTATAAATGGACCCCACATTACGAAGACGTAGACGAAAATCCTTATCTGAATGACTTTTACAACGATATGCAACGTTGGTCGTTTAACCTGCAGATTTACTTCCTGAATTCACGTTTTAATCAGATCGTTGATATCCGCAAGTCAGGGAAAACGATTATACAAGACCGTACAATTTACGAGGATGCCGAAATTTTTGCTCCCAACCTACACGCAATGGGACTAATGAGCACCCGCGATTTTGGGAACTATAAATCGTTGTTCGATTTGATGGCCAGCCTGATTCAGCCGCCTGATTTGCTGATTTATTTGAGGGCATCAATTCCAACACTGGTAAACCAGATTCAGAAACGTGGTCGCGAATACGAAAACTCGATCCGCCTGGACTATTTGAAACAGCTAAACGAACGTTACGAGAGTTGGATTAGTGGTTATAAATTGGGAAAATTACTGGTGATCAACGTGGATGATCTTGACTTTACGGCCAATCCGGAAGATCTGAGTTTTGTAATCGATAAGATAGATGCTCAGATTCACGGTTTATTTTAG
- a CDS encoding Wzz/FepE/Etk N-terminal domain-containing protein produces the protein MDNFFDNQRILQLIWKRKFHFVLVGVIAVALSAIFSGPAFITPKFKSTARIYPTNIWTLSDESETEQMLEILNSNDIKFRMFETFDLDQVYKINKEDPQYLTYLFAEYNTNVSTSKTEYETAEIKVLDEDPQRASDMCDSIISYFNQKVQELHKTKEKEMVDITGRQLDKKYTELEIYEHNLDSIREKYGIISYGQVDEITRGYMNALATGRGSAGDTKKIEKLYNNFSKEGSRTYRLENQYNKTIETIDSLTIVYDTYLTEYEKEITYSHVVEYPFPADKKAYPVRWLIVAFTTLSAVFFALLVFLVLDYGKKE, from the coding sequence ATGGATAATTTTTTTGACAATCAGCGTATCCTTCAACTAATCTGGAAACGCAAATTTCATTTTGTACTAGTTGGTGTAATTGCAGTTGCTTTGTCGGCTATTTTTTCCGGCCCGGCGTTTATTACGCCTAAATTTAAATCTACGGCACGCATCTATCCCACCAATATCTGGACACTCAGCGATGAGTCGGAAACGGAACAGATGCTCGAGATTCTGAATTCGAACGACATCAAGTTCCGGATGTTCGAAACTTTTGATCTTGATCAAGTTTATAAAATCAATAAAGAAGATCCGCAATACCTTACTTATCTTTTTGCCGAGTATAACACCAACGTTAGTACCAGTAAAACTGAATATGAAACTGCAGAAATAAAGGTGTTGGATGAAGATCCGCAGCGTGCTTCGGATATGTGTGATTCGATTATTTCGTATTTCAATCAAAAAGTACAGGAATTGCATAAAACCAAAGAAAAGGAAATGGTTGATATAACCGGCAGGCAGCTGGATAAAAAATATACCGAACTGGAAATATATGAGCACAATTTAGACAGTATACGTGAAAAATACGGAATCATCAGTTATGGCCAGGTGGATGAAATTACCCGTGGTTATATGAATGCACTGGCTACCGGACGCGGATCGGCTGGCGATACAAAGAAAATAGAGAAGCTTTACAACAACTTTTCGAAAGAAGGTTCGCGGACTTACCGATTAGAAAACCAGTACAATAAAACAATTGAAACGATCGACTCATTAACAATTGTTTACGACACTTATTTAACCGAATACGAAAAAGAAATTACTTACAGCCACGTGGTTGAATACCCGTTCCCGGCTGATAAAAAAGCCTACCCTGTTCGTTGGCTGATCGTAGCGTTTACAACGCTGTCGGCTGTATTTTTTGCACTACTTGTATTCCTAGTTCTCGACTACGGCAAAAAAGAATAA
- a CDS encoding DUF6249 domain-containing protein → MEELIAVGVVFFGSYHIIKLFSTHLLKRKLIKAEQYDRVGILEEPKNENDESNRYPSLKWGLVALMTGLGFIIIEVLGLFNREMVRGSQAVLPIGILMVCIAIGFLIYFFIMNGKAVKK, encoded by the coding sequence ATGGAAGAATTAATTGCAGTAGGCGTAGTATTTTTTGGATCGTATCATATTATCAAGCTTTTCTCCACTCACTTATTAAAAAGAAAACTGATTAAGGCAGAACAGTACGACCGCGTTGGTATTCTGGAAGAGCCAAAAAACGAAAATGATGAATCGAACCGTTATCCATCGTTGAAATGGGGATTGGTTGCGTTAATGACCGGTTTGGGTTTTATCATTATCGAAGTACTTGGATTATTTAACCGCGAAATGGTGCGAGGCAGCCAGGCTGTTTTACCAATCGGAATTTTAATGGTTTGTATCGCTATCGGTTTCCTTATCTATTTTTTTATAATGAACGGAAAAGCCGTTAAGAAATAG
- a CDS encoding RNA polymerase sigma factor, whose amino-acid sequence MSDAQLVQQVLNGNNHAFRFLVGKYQRLVTHVVGRIIKQEDELEDICQEVFIKVFKKLKRFRGDSKLSTWIATIAYNTAITHYRKQKRRGELSYSEEPNLILAEKDPGLNQKSIEKEEAKKYLLQLIESLPVNYRTVITLFHLEEFSYKEIEKITGMPEGTIKSYLSRARKLLKGKIEKVARLEQTNIFVDYV is encoded by the coding sequence ATGAGTGATGCGCAACTGGTTCAACAGGTTTTAAACGGAAACAACCATGCATTCAGGTTTTTGGTAGGAAAGTACCAACGGCTTGTAACGCATGTGGTTGGACGCATTATTAAGCAGGAAGATGAACTGGAAGACATCTGCCAGGAAGTGTTTATTAAAGTGTTTAAAAAGCTGAAACGTTTTCGGGGCGATTCGAAACTGTCGACTTGGATAGCAACCATAGCTTACAACACGGCAATAACACATTACCGGAAACAGAAACGAAGAGGCGAATTGTCATACAGCGAAGAACCAAACCTAATTCTTGCTGAAAAAGACCCGGGGCTGAACCAGAAAAGCATTGAGAAGGAAGAAGCGAAAAAATATCTCTTGCAGCTGATCGAGTCGTTGCCGGTGAACTACCGAACGGTGATCACGTTGTTTCACCTCGAGGAATTCTCGTACAAAGAGATAGAAAAGATTACAGGAATGCCCGAGGGAACCATTAAAAGTTACCTGAGTAGGGCACGAAAACTATTAAAAGGCAAGATTGAAAAAGTTGCCCGTTTGGAACAAACTAATATATTTGTTGATTATGTATAA
- the tyrS gene encoding tyrosine--tRNA ligase, with protein MSFVQELKWRGMLHDIMPGTEEQLEKELTAAYVGIDPTADSLHIGHLVSVMMLKHLQIAGHQPIALVGGATGMIGDPSGKSQERNLLDEPTLRHNQECIKAQLAKFLDFESKADNVALLVNNYDWMKEFSFLDFIRDVGKRITVNYMMAKDSVKKRLGEESKSGMSFTEFTYQLVQGYDFYHLYKNNNCRLQMGGSDQWGNITTGTELIRRMDGGEAFALTCPLITKADGTKFGKTESGNVWLDPERTSPYAFFQFWLNTSDEDAERYIKIFTLLSKEEIDTLVAEHKEAPHARALQKKLAEEVTTMVHSREEYNMAIEASQILFGKGTADQLRKLNESTFLAVFEGVPQFNISKDELAAGINVIDLLAEKTEVFPSKGELRRTIKGNGLSINKEKINDPELIVNNDFLIGGKYILAQKGKKNYFLIIAE; from the coding sequence ATGAGTTTTGTACAAGAGCTGAAATGGAGAGGCATGTTGCACGATATAATGCCGGGAACTGAGGAACAACTGGAAAAAGAATTAACCGCGGCTTATGTGGGTATCGATCCAACTGCCGACTCGTTGCACATTGGCCACCTGGTAAGTGTAATGATGTTGAAACATCTTCAGATTGCAGGTCACCAGCCTATTGCTTTAGTTGGTGGTGCTACCGGAATGATCGGCGATCCATCAGGAAAATCGCAGGAGCGTAACTTGCTGGACGAGCCAACACTGCGCCACAACCAGGAATGTATTAAAGCTCAGCTGGCAAAATTTCTCGATTTTGAAAGCAAGGCAGACAACGTAGCGCTTTTGGTAAACAACTACGACTGGATGAAGGAATTTTCTTTCCTCGATTTTATCCGCGATGTGGGTAAACGTATTACCGTAAACTACATGATGGCGAAAGATTCGGTAAAGAAACGTTTGGGCGAAGAGTCAAAATCGGGTATGTCGTTTACTGAGTTTACTTACCAGTTGGTGCAGGGATACGACTTTTACCACTTGTACAAAAACAACAACTGCCGCCTGCAAATGGGAGGATCTGACCAATGGGGAAACATTACCACCGGGACGGAATTGATCCGCCGGATGGATGGTGGTGAAGCGTTCGCGTTAACTTGCCCGCTAATCACCAAAGCCGATGGCACCAAGTTTGGAAAAACAGAATCGGGCAACGTTTGGCTCGATCCTGAACGCACTTCGCCTTATGCTTTCTTCCAGTTCTGGTTGAACACATCGGATGAAGATGCCGAGCGTTACATTAAAATATTCACGCTGCTGTCGAAAGAAGAAATCGACACATTAGTTGCTGAGCACAAAGAAGCACCACATGCCCGTGCATTACAGAAAAAACTGGCCGAAGAAGTAACCACAATGGTACACTCGCGCGAAGAGTACAACATGGCTATTGAAGCATCACAAATTTTGTTTGGAAAAGGAACTGCCGACCAGTTGCGCAAACTGAATGAAAGTACTTTCCTTGCGGTGTTTGAAGGTGTTCCACAATTTAATATCTCTAAAGACGAGTTGGCAGCCGGTATCAACGTAATTGATTTACTGGCTGAAAAAACAGAAGTTTTTCCTTCGAAAGGAGAATTACGCCGTACCATAAAAGGTAACGGATTGAGCATTAATAAAGAGAAGATCAACGATCCTGAGCTGATTGTAAACAACGACTTTTTAATAGGCGGCAAATACATTCTGGCACAAAAAGGGAAAAAAAACTATTTCCTTATTATTGCTGAATAA
- a CDS encoding DUF3667 domain-containing protein has product MKMWSKLTERFKGKDNSNWHIDIDCLNCGTTFSGHYCPNCGQAVKEYDKPFGFIFYNFLGDFFAFDTRFFKTLFALIAQPGFLTKEYFAGRRVRYAPPFRIFVFVSFLLFFLLQIVTNQGLSTVLDSDLKDAKVGLDSASVVAADSIFNQVNDQLSPEEKQTLDNVLSKRNIKLDSIDVAKSANEIDLGSWGDASNIRLALNEQADKMGQKLEEETDPVKRAELQENIRMLRSPEATMAKILKYISYAFFLLLPLFALILKLIYIRRRHNYMRHLVFSIHIHSFIFLVMTAIIGLYLIFGENISTVSGILFLSVPLYIIIALKKFYGQSIGKVVLKFFALSFIYNIVFFTVIVIASLDAINVL; this is encoded by the coding sequence ATGAAAATGTGGTCTAAACTAACAGAGCGTTTTAAAGGAAAAGACAATTCCAACTGGCACATCGATATTGATTGTCTAAATTGCGGAACAACATTTTCGGGGCATTACTGTCCGAATTGTGGCCAGGCAGTTAAAGAATATGATAAACCTTTTGGTTTTATTTTCTACAACTTTCTTGGCGACTTTTTTGCATTTGATACCCGCTTTTTTAAAACACTTTTTGCTTTGATAGCCCAGCCCGGATTTCTCACCAAAGAGTATTTTGCCGGACGTAGAGTACGCTATGCTCCGCCGTTTCGAATTTTTGTTTTTGTAAGTTTTTTACTGTTCTTTTTGTTACAAATTGTTACCAATCAGGGTTTATCAACTGTTTTGGATTCTGATTTAAAAGATGCAAAAGTAGGTCTTGATTCTGCTTCAGTGGTTGCCGCAGATTCCATATTCAATCAGGTAAACGATCAGTTATCACCGGAAGAAAAACAAACATTAGACAATGTTTTAAGTAAGCGAAATATTAAGCTGGACAGTATCGATGTGGCCAAATCTGCAAATGAAATAGATTTGGGAAGTTGGGGCGATGCAAGTAATATCAGACTGGCTTTAAATGAACAGGCCGACAAGATGGGACAGAAGTTGGAAGAAGAAACCGACCCGGTGAAACGTGCCGAATTGCAGGAAAACATTCGAATGTTACGTTCTCCCGAAGCTACCATGGCTAAAATACTTAAATACATTTCGTATGCATTTTTTCTGTTGCTACCGCTTTTTGCACTTATCTTAAAGCTCATTTATATTCGCCGACGCCATAATTACATGCGGCACCTGGTTTTTTCCATTCACATCCATTCATTTATTTTTTTGGTGATGACTGCTATAATTGGCTTGTATCTTATATTTGGAGAGAATATTAGTACGGTGTCAGGTATTTTATTCCTATCTGTTCCACTTTATATTATTATAGCTTTAAAGAAATTTTATGGACAATCAATAGGAAAGGTCGTGCTTAAATTCTTCGCACTTTCGTTTATTTATAACATCGTATTTTTTACTGTAATTGTAATCGCATCTCTGGATGCCATTAATGTGCTCTGA
- a CDS encoding GH3 auxin-responsive promoter family protein has translation MPLINSVIKWVNIKRNYQIQYYREYPHEIQNETLFELLQSAKDTQWGKAHNFNDVTSYREFQKAMPLQTYEDVKPYIDRLRQGEKNLLWPGEVKWFAKSSGTTSDKSKFIPVTNEALEECHLRGPKDIFAQYITSKPESKVLKGKILTLGGSHRVSSFNNNSFHGDLSAIMIENEPFWSDLFRTPAAEIALIEEFEEKVEKIIDTTLDQNVTAFAGVPSWYLVLFKRVLEKTGKSNLLEVWPNLEVFAHGGVNFEPYREQYRKIIPSPQMHYIETYNASEGFFGIQDNEHQDDMLLMLDYGIYYEFIPMSEFGSENPTVVNLEDVELDENYAMVISTNAGLWRYVIGDTIKFTCKYPFKIKVTGRTKHFINAFGEELIIDNAEQALKIACHHTGAIVNEYTAGPVFMSNNSKGAHQWIIEFAKAPKDIDHFKTILDNSLKTLNSDYEAKRHKNMTLEMLHLTVAPKATFYNWMKQRGKVGGQNKIPRLANNRKYLDELMNILGADR, from the coding sequence ATGCCTCTAATAAATTCAGTCATCAAGTGGGTAAATATAAAACGCAACTACCAAATACAGTATTACCGCGAATATCCACACGAAATACAAAACGAAACCTTATTTGAGTTGCTGCAAAGTGCAAAAGATACACAATGGGGTAAAGCACACAATTTTAACGATGTAACATCGTATCGTGAGTTTCAAAAAGCGATGCCTTTGCAAACTTACGAAGATGTAAAACCATACATCGACCGTTTGCGACAGGGTGAAAAAAACCTGCTTTGGCCGGGCGAAGTAAAGTGGTTTGCCAAATCGAGCGGAACCACCAGCGACAAAAGCAAGTTTATTCCGGTTACCAACGAAGCTTTGGAAGAGTGCCATTTGCGCGGCCCAAAAGATATTTTTGCCCAATACATTACTTCCAAACCTGAATCAAAAGTTCTAAAAGGAAAGATTCTGACTTTGGGAGGCAGCCACCGGGTAAGCAGCTTTAACAACAATTCGTTTCATGGCGACTTATCCGCGATTATGATCGAGAACGAACCGTTTTGGTCGGATCTTTTCAGAACACCGGCGGCAGAAATTGCACTTATCGAAGAATTTGAAGAGAAAGTAGAAAAGATAATCGATACCACCCTCGACCAGAATGTTACTGCTTTTGCAGGCGTTCCGTCGTGGTACCTCGTACTTTTTAAACGCGTGTTGGAAAAAACCGGGAAATCGAACCTGCTGGAGGTGTGGCCTAACCTCGAGGTGTTTGCTCATGGAGGCGTAAATTTTGAGCCTTACCGCGAGCAATACCGCAAAATTATTCCTTCGCCACAAATGCATTATATTGAAACCTACAATGCATCGGAAGGCTTTTTTGGCATTCAGGACAACGAGCACCAGGACGACATGCTTCTAATGCTCGACTATGGTATTTATTACGAATTTATTCCAATGTCGGAATTTGGCAGCGAAAATCCTACCGTTGTCAATCTCGAGGATGTGGAATTGGACGAAAACTATGCCATGGTAATTTCTACTAACGCCGGGTTGTGGCGTTATGTAATTGGCGACACTATAAAATTTACCTGCAAATATCCGTTCAAGATAAAAGTTACGGGGCGCACCAAACATTTTATCAATGCCTTTGGCGAAGAGTTGATTATCGATAATGCCGAACAAGCGCTTAAAATTGCCTGCCACCACACCGGAGCAATTGTAAATGAATACACCGCCGGCCCCGTATTTATGAGCAATAACAGCAAAGGTGCTCACCAGTGGATCATTGAATTTGCCAAGGCTCCGAAAGACATCGATCATTTTAAAACGATACTGGATAATTCGTTAAAAACGTTGAACTCGGATTACGAAGCCAAGCGCCATAAAAACATGACCCTTGAAATGCTGCATCTTACGGTGGCTCCAAAAGCCACGTTCTACAACTGGATGAAACAACGTGGTAAGGTTGGCGGACAAAATAAAATTCCGCGGCTGGCCAATAACCGAAAATATCTGGACGAACTTATGAACATTCTGGGGGCCGACAGGTAA